The following are encoded in a window of Sutcliffiella horikoshii genomic DNA:
- a CDS encoding TRAP transporter large permease has product MTILVIVLFFVFLLIGIPISLVLGMTTVLYFLLVGSPVLLESTPMRLYSGLENFGLLAIPLFMLAGELMNSGGITTRLVKFSKTLIGHVRGGLAYVTIISNMFIASILGSANAQAAMMSKVMVPEMEREGYKREFSSALTLASSIVAPIIPPSMIFIIYGTLSGTSIGGLFMAGIIPGIIYGLGFIGLIAFMGYKYNFPKSERSSFKEILHHGLYVIPALSVPFIIIFGILSGAFTPTESAAVACFVALIVGMFLYKELKLKNIPKLLMNTVISTATVTFLIAMANIFGWMIAFEQIPQLVADGMLSISENPLVFLLMVNLMLLLLGAVLDGIAALIILIPVLMPLVVAFGIDPIHFGVIICINLTIGLLTPPVGTGLFVVSSIADVKIEKLIKATTPFLLMGIFILMIITYWADAVLFIPRMLGF; this is encoded by the coding sequence ATGACGATACTAGTAATTGTCTTGTTTTTTGTATTTTTACTCATTGGTATTCCTATCTCTCTCGTATTAGGTATGACAACTGTTTTGTACTTCTTACTTGTAGGAAGCCCGGTGCTTCTGGAATCCACACCTATGCGTTTGTATTCTGGGTTAGAAAATTTCGGGTTATTGGCAATCCCACTCTTCATGCTCGCGGGCGAATTGATGAATAGCGGGGGAATTACGACAAGGCTCGTAAAGTTCTCCAAAACATTAATTGGTCACGTGAGGGGTGGCCTGGCTTATGTTACGATTATATCCAATATGTTTATTGCGTCCATATTGGGTTCAGCAAATGCTCAAGCTGCGATGATGAGTAAAGTCATGGTCCCGGAAATGGAAAGAGAAGGGTACAAAAGAGAGTTTTCCTCTGCGCTCACCCTTGCCTCCTCCATTGTCGCCCCTATCATTCCTCCAAGCATGATATTTATCATTTATGGAACTCTCTCTGGCACCTCCATAGGTGGGTTATTCATGGCGGGAATAATTCCCGGAATCATATATGGTCTAGGTTTTATAGGTCTCATTGCCTTTATGGGTTATAAGTACAATTTCCCCAAAAGTGAACGTTCATCGTTTAAAGAAATTCTACATCACGGTTTGTATGTCATACCTGCATTAAGCGTTCCATTTATCATTATTTTTGGTATATTAAGCGGTGCATTTACCCCGACGGAATCGGCTGCGGTAGCATGTTTCGTTGCTCTGATAGTAGGCATGTTCCTTTATAAGGAATTGAAACTGAAAAACATTCCAAAGCTATTGATGAACACGGTAATAAGTACCGCCACCGTAACGTTTCTTATTGCGATGGCAAACATCTTTGGTTGGATGATAGCGTTTGAACAAATCCCGCAACTTGTTGCTGACGGTATGTTAAGTATTTCAGAAAATCCGCTAGTTTTCTTATTGATGGTGAATTTGATGCTTCTATTGCTCGGGGCGGTTTTGGACGGCATTGCCGCATTAATTATATTAATTCCTGTATTGATGCCTCTTGTTGTGGCATTTGGGATTGATCCTATCCACTTCGGCGTCATCATCTGTATCAATTTGACCATTGGACTTTTAACCCCTCCTGTTGGAACTGGCCTGTTTGTTGTCTCCTCCATTGCGGATGTGAAAATCGAGAAGCTAATAAAGGCTACCACCCCATTTCTATTAATGGGAATTTTCATCTTGATGATTATTACATATTGGGCAGACGCTGTGTTGTTTATTCCAAGGATGCTTGGTTTCTAA
- a CDS encoding TRAP transporter small permease encodes MMRISEGIAKVEKILAAFLMLCMAVIITLSVAFRYFLNSPLSWAGEVSIFLLIWISFIGGSLGLKYKSQASVSIFLEYVPTNIRKVLTLIGHICMLLFLFVILYYTYTWILSPNVALQKSSGILLPMWIPYSAVPIGLTCAAFHILTNFLVVFREGVVE; translated from the coding sequence ATGATGAGAATCAGTGAAGGAATAGCCAAAGTCGAGAAAATTCTCGCTGCATTTTTAATGTTGTGCATGGCGGTTATCATAACATTATCAGTAGCCTTCCGATACTTCCTAAACTCCCCCTTGTCATGGGCCGGGGAAGTATCAATCTTTCTATTAATCTGGATCAGCTTTATTGGAGGTAGCTTGGGACTGAAATATAAGTCCCAGGCTTCTGTTTCGATATTCCTGGAGTATGTGCCAACAAATATCAGAAAGGTATTAACCTTAATCGGTCATATTTGTATGCTTTTATTTCTTTTCGTCATTCTTTATTATACCTATACTTGGATACTATCTCCCAATGTTGCCTTGCAAAAATCAAGTGGTATTCTATTACCCATGTGGATACCATACAGCGCAGTCCCAATCGGCCTAACTTGTGCAGCGTTTCATATTTTGACTAACTTTCTAGTTGTTTTCCGGGAGGGAGTAGTAGAATGA